Part of the Prionailurus bengalensis isolate Pbe53 chromosome B3, Fcat_Pben_1.1_paternal_pri, whole genome shotgun sequence genome is shown below.
GCAGAGGCGATAGCAGAGGAAACGGGGGCACAGTGCCAGAGGCACATGAACTATCACTCTGCCAAGACGTGATCCGAAGGGAAAAGTCCAGATACAAAGTCAGGAGTACGGAACTCTTGCGCATACTCCCTTCTCAGTGACAGGTTTGACATCCCTGAGGCTTGTCCAAGACAGAAGGTGAGAAGCAGATACATGCACGGAGGCTCATTTGTTCGATTTATTCTAACGTTTCTTCTCTTTAAAGAGGCCACTTGTCAATTCTTTACCCGTCCCCTTAGGCTGAGACAGGTTAAGAAGGCAGTCACAGAAATGCCCAAACGACCCCTGTGGACCCTGTGGACGGCTCTCTGGAAAGGGACTTAGACCGGGTAGAAAATAAATACTTCCGGAAGGATTACTGCTCGTCCTGGGCTATCAAGGCCACTAGCGCTGCCTGGACCTCTTCTGCCTGGGCGGGGGGCAGCAGACAGTCTTGAATGAGGGCCAGAGCAGCCGTCTCTGTCAGACTGCTGAAATCCTGGGACGTCTTGACAGGGAGGTGCCCGGCCAGCTCACAGAGGGCGACATTGAACGCCTCGCCTTCCTTTACCCCAAAACTGGACTTCCGGGCCCACAGAATCACTCGGACCCCCGTGAGAGCCGAGGAGGGTGATGTCTTTCCAGGTGGGGCCCCCCGGGTCACAAACAAATTATGGGCGATCTCGCGGTCAGTCAGATAGTCGGTGGCCCGACATACCCTGCCTATCAAGGCTTCCAAGTCAGGCCCCGGCCCGCTAGTGTAAAAGAGGAAGGCGGGCGCTGGGACGGCCTGGAGGAGGTGCAGATGCCCCCCGGGGTCCAGGGGCTCGCTCGGTGCTCCCTCCACAGGCAGTCTGTGGGCCAGGTAATACCCGTGCAGGTGGAGGTGGTTCACTGaggccaagccacccaggctgttGAAGCCGACGCGGAAGCCTGGGTGTGAGCTCAGCAGCACAGCCTCGACCCCGGCCCGCAGCGCACCGGGCAGCAGGCGCTGGGGGAGCCCACGG
Proteins encoded:
- the GDPGP1 gene encoding GDP-D-glucose phosphorylase 1 isoform X2; this encodes MAVPHDSHETSYLLPPNSKDWEGHGIPDFVYGQEELVLEGIQWPRDAPGLPEDAVPPSRFDSVLCSAWRQRMELGLFRYRLGELQTQTLPGAVGFVAQLNVERGAQRRRPQSISSVKQAFDPALFNFNKIRPGEVLFRLLREPDLPGALQQEDILVMINVSPLEWGHVLLVPEPTRGLPQRLLPGALRAGVEAVLLSSHPGFRVGFNSLGGLASVNHLHLHGYYLAHRLPVEGAPSEPLDPGGHLHLLQAVPAPAFLFYTSGPGPDLEALIGRVCRATDYLTDREIAHNLFVTRGAPPGKTSPSSALTGVRVILWARKSSFGVKEGEAFNVALCELAGHLPVKTSQDFSSLTETAALALIQDCLLPPAQAEEVQAALVALIAQDEQ
- the GDPGP1 gene encoding GDP-D-glucose phosphorylase 1 isoform X1 is translated as MSGNRYTGCSLQQVSPMAVPHDSHETSYLLPPNSKDWEGHGIPDFVYGQEELVLEGIQWPRDAPGLPEDAVPPSRFDSVLCSAWRQRMELGLFRYRLGELQTQTLPGAVGFVAQLNVERGAQRRRPQSISSVKQAFDPALFNFNKIRPGEVLFRLLREPDLPGALQQEDILVMINVSPLEWGHVLLVPEPTRGLPQRLLPGALRAGVEAVLLSSHPGFRVGFNSLGGLASVNHLHLHGYYLAHRLPVEGAPSEPLDPGGHLHLLQAVPAPAFLFYTSGPGPDLEALIGRVCRATDYLTDREIAHNLFVTRGAPPGKTSPSSALTGVRVILWARKSSFGVKEGEAFNVALCELAGHLPVKTSQDFSSLTETAALALIQDCLLPPAQAEEVQAALVALIAQDEQ